In Flavobacterium gelatinilyticum, a genomic segment contains:
- a CDS encoding outer membrane beta-barrel protein: protein MKKMLLILALSVFGFVNAQKGTVLVGGNISYSSSDRDFQTFSDNFHEFGFSPKVGYQFHDNWTVGGEFSFASSKSEIDGRMTAKSNGLKAGAFLRYTVPLTETFSVFADLGTGFHNQKNTVNVLDAENESKGDGFYAGITPALFINMKKGFGLNFSIGGIGYQNLSFNNDGPDVKEFEFNFGKTVNIGISKNF from the coding sequence ATGAAAAAAATGCTACTCATTCTTGCATTGTCAGTTTTTGGCTTTGTAAATGCTCAAAAGGGAACAGTTTTAGTTGGAGGAAATATTAGTTATTCTTCTTCTGATAGAGATTTTCAAACATTTAGTGATAATTTCCATGAATTTGGTTTTTCTCCCAAAGTAGGTTATCAGTTTCATGATAATTGGACTGTTGGAGGAGAATTCTCGTTTGCTTCTTCAAAAAGTGAGATTGATGGAAGAATGACTGCAAAATCAAATGGTTTGAAAGCAGGCGCATTTTTACGTTATACCGTTCCATTAACAGAAACTTTTTCAGTATTTGCTGATTTAGGCACTGGTTTTCATAATCAAAAAAATACTGTTAATGTGTTGGACGCAGAAAACGAATCGAAAGGAGATGGTTTTTATGCGGGTATTACTCCAGCTCTTTTTATTAATATGAAAAAAGGTTTTGGATTAAATTTTAGCATTGGTGGTATTGGGTATCAAAATTTGAGTTTTAATAATGATGGACCAGATGTTAAGGAATTTGAATTCAACTTTGGAAAAACTGTAAACATCGGGATTTCTAAAAACTTTTAG
- a CDS encoding TonB-dependent receptor domain-containing protein: MKNIVTSVMLAFSVYSYSQSEKEKDSIVETSINVLDEIVISKKKVLYTQKSDRLVFNVENSIVSEGGTALDVLSRAPGVVVSQDGDLSIRGQQGVAVMINGKLTQLSQKELANYLKSTTSSNIKQIEVITNPSAKYDAAGKAGIINIILKKPSTSGLKGTAFTSYGRGRKNRTNSGVNLSYNKNKLGVYGNYSYTFRGEEERKEFNQTQYTDQTRQQISTTNHQTSITDEPLTSNNFKVGTQYEISPKTNIEAYVDAKIGRYENMADGTNKLLNAMNQLQFDAITYNDSKEKWFDYTYAVSGVHKFNTEGKNMVFDFEYETSKFRSNQFQSADNTDASNPTVINDRRGYIPSQLRVFTGKVDFTNPIKEKQSVEWGFKASLKNNDNPSVYEFYDNNQWNIDANSTNHFEYKEQIYAAYANYKHQIGDLNIQGGLRTEFTAIEILQKTLNEEHKDDYLKWFPSLSLKYEFTSSHSMHASYSKRINRPSQFDLNPFRFYDDSFNYSQGNPNLVPEITHAAEIGYAWKSAFMASLYFNTTKDVFTDVYMYNPDTNTTVTTQINVSKSYNYGANITNTTELYKFWSVNTLFNVFENRFMGNVLNSTTIEPILTLNLSVQNSFTITETLKAEANAQYQSKSNLGVYQRDGFFDLSIGVSKQVFAGKGTFKLNFTDVLNTNNFYINSVVAQTAINKRYDLDNRIATLAFTYRI, from the coding sequence ATGAAAAATATTGTAACCTCTGTAATGCTGGCGTTTTCAGTTTACTCCTATTCACAAAGCGAAAAGGAGAAAGACAGTATTGTAGAGACATCCATAAATGTTTTAGATGAAATTGTTATCTCAAAAAAGAAAGTTTTATATACGCAAAAATCAGATCGTTTAGTATTTAATGTAGAAAACAGCATCGTTTCTGAAGGTGGAACTGCACTTGATGTTTTATCGCGTGCACCGGGTGTTGTAGTTTCTCAGGATGGCGATTTATCTATTCGCGGTCAGCAGGGTGTTGCTGTAATGATCAATGGAAAGCTGACACAGCTTTCGCAGAAGGAACTGGCGAATTACCTAAAATCGACTACTTCATCAAATATTAAACAAATTGAAGTTATCACGAATCCTTCAGCAAAATATGATGCTGCCGGAAAAGCCGGTATTATTAATATCATACTAAAAAAACCAAGTACTTCCGGATTAAAAGGAACTGCCTTTACCAGCTACGGAAGAGGACGCAAAAACAGAACCAACTCTGGAGTAAACCTTAGTTACAACAAAAACAAACTGGGTGTTTACGGTAATTACAGTTATACTTTTAGAGGAGAAGAAGAAAGAAAAGAATTCAATCAGACTCAATATACAGATCAAACCCGCCAGCAGATTTCGACCACAAATCACCAGACTTCGATTACTGACGAGCCTTTGACTTCGAATAATTTTAAAGTTGGAACTCAATACGAGATTTCTCCAAAAACAAATATTGAAGCGTATGTTGATGCTAAAATCGGGCGTTATGAAAATATGGCCGATGGAACAAACAAACTTTTAAACGCTATGAATCAATTACAGTTTGATGCCATTACGTATAATGACAGCAAAGAAAAATGGTTCGATTATACATATGCCGTTTCAGGGGTTCATAAATTTAATACTGAAGGAAAAAATATGGTTTTTGATTTTGAATATGAAACTTCAAAATTCAGATCGAACCAGTTTCAGAGTGCCGATAATACAGATGCTTCAAATCCGACTGTAATTAATGACAGAAGAGGATATATCCCTTCTCAATTAAGAGTATTTACCGGAAAGGTTGATTTTACAAATCCTATAAAAGAAAAACAATCTGTTGAATGGGGATTTAAAGCAAGTCTGAAAAACAATGATAATCCATCGGTTTATGAATTTTACGATAACAATCAGTGGAATATCGATGCCAATTCTACCAATCATTTTGAGTATAAAGAGCAGATTTATGCAGCTTACGCTAATTATAAGCACCAAATTGGGGATTTAAACATTCAGGGAGGTCTGCGTACCGAATTTACAGCTATCGAAATTCTGCAGAAAACACTGAACGAAGAGCATAAAGATGATTACTTAAAATGGTTTCCGAGTCTTTCATTAAAATATGAATTTACAAGCAGTCATTCTATGCATGCTTCGTACAGCAAAAGAATCAACAGACCTAGCCAGTTTGACCTGAATCCGTTTCGTTTTTACGATGATTCGTTTAATTATTCTCAGGGAAATCCAAACTTAGTTCCTGAAATCACTCATGCGGCTGAAATTGGATATGCCTGGAAAAGTGCTTTTATGGCGTCGTTATATTTTAATACAACAAAAGATGTTTTTACAGATGTATATATGTACAATCCTGATACAAATACTACCGTAACCACACAAATAAATGTATCTAAATCTTATAATTACGGAGCTAATATTACGAATACAACTGAGCTTTATAAGTTCTGGTCAGTAAATACACTTTTTAATGTTTTTGAGAACAGGTTTATGGGGAATGTTTTAAACTCAACTACCATTGAGCCTATTTTAACCTTAAACTTAAGCGTACAAAATTCATTTACCATAACCGAGACTTTAAAGGCAGAAGCAAATGCACAATATCAGTCAAAATCTAATTTAGGAGTTTACCAGAGAGATGGTTTCTTCGATTTAAGCATTGGGGTTTCAAAACAGGTATTTGCAGGTAAAGGAACGTTCAAATTAAACTTTACCGATGTTTTAAACACAAACAACTTTTACATTAACTCTGTAGTGGCACAAACAGCTATTAATAAACGATACGATCTGGATAACCGTATTGCAACATTAGCCTTTACATATAGAATTTAA
- a CDS encoding outer membrane beta-barrel protein → MKKMLVVLALSVFGFANAQKGTILVGGNIGYSSQTVDYTVGETKSNEFSFSPKVGYQFHDNWTVGGEFTIASSKEDEGVDEFKMNRSKFGAFVRYSVPLSQTFAVFADMGAGFQSLTEKNYTGSSYSKAKADGMYVGVTPALFINMKDGFGLNFSIGGLSYDKYSYDNNGPDVSTFNFNFGQTFNIGISKNF, encoded by the coding sequence ATGAAAAAAATGCTAGTAGTACTTGCATTGTCAGTTTTTGGCTTTGCAAACGCACAAAAAGGAACAATCTTAGTTGGTGGTAACATCGGTTACTCTTCTCAAACTGTTGATTACACTGTAGGCGAAACAAAATCAAATGAATTTAGTTTTTCTCCTAAAGTAGGTTACCAATTCCACGACAATTGGACTGTTGGAGGTGAATTTACAATTGCTTCTTCAAAAGAAGACGAAGGTGTAGACGAATTCAAAATGAACCGTTCTAAATTTGGAGCGTTCGTACGTTACTCTGTGCCATTGAGCCAGACTTTTGCTGTTTTTGCTGATATGGGAGCAGGTTTCCAAAGCTTAACAGAAAAGAACTATACTGGATCTAGTTACTCAAAAGCTAAAGCAGACGGTATGTACGTTGGTGTAACTCCGGCTCTTTTCATCAACATGAAAGATGGTTTTGGTCTTAACTTCAGTATTGGTGGTTTAAGCTATGACAAATACAGCTATGACAACAATGGTCCAGACGTTAGTACTTTTAACTTCAACTTCGGTCAAACATTCAACATCGGTATTTCTAAAAACTTCTAA
- the metE gene encoding 5-methyltetrahydropteroyltriglutamate--homocysteine S-methyltransferase: MKTNNLGYPRIGSNRELKKASELYWAGKISADELIDAGKEIRLQNWKLQAQAGVDLIPSNDFSFYDQVLDLTLAVGAIPTRYHKLAKSNSSLDLYFAMARGSQKNGQDVVAMEMTKWFDTNYHYIVPEFTKNQKFELFSEKIINEFKEAISIGIKTKPVLIGPVSYLLLGKEKEEGFHRIDLIDALLPVYFEILEKLQAENAEYIQLDEPFLALNLTDKERNAFTKVYNEINTRFPKLKIVLANYFDCFGENLQTALALPVDTFHLDLVRCPLQLDDILESGKLDSNVNLSLGVVDGRNIWKNDFKKSLELIKKAADALGENRILIAPSCSLIHSPCDLDLETNDQTLTPEIKQWLAFAKQKINEIVLLKQFASNEVSIENSADFKENVQANENRKTSKLIHNNDVKARVAGITASDDKRKSAFAVRRKSQIEALKLPLFPTTTIGSFPQTAEVRSWRAKFKKGELTASEYNDLIEKETEAAIRFQEETGIDVLVHGEFERNDMVEYFGEQLSGFTFTKNGWVQSYGSRCVKPPVIYGDVSRPNPMTVKWSEYAQSLTPKWVKGMLTGPVTILQWSFVRNDQPRSETCTQIALAIRDEVVDLEKAGIKIIQIDEPAIREGLPLRKEEWAKYLDWAVRAFRISASGVNDDTQIHTHMCYSEFNDIIQNIADMDADVITIECSRSQMELLDAFANFKYPNEIGPGVYDIHSPRVPSSAEMVRLLEKASAVIPVDQLWVNPDCGLKTRHWDETKKALIEMVVAAQEMRTAVENPVT, from the coding sequence ATGAAAACAAACAATTTAGGTTACCCAAGAATTGGCAGCAACAGAGAATTAAAAAAAGCCAGCGAACTGTACTGGGCAGGAAAAATTTCGGCTGACGAACTTATCGATGCCGGAAAAGAAATTCGTCTTCAAAACTGGAAACTACAAGCTCAGGCAGGAGTAGATTTGATTCCGTCTAATGATTTTTCTTTTTATGATCAGGTACTTGATCTTACTTTGGCAGTTGGCGCAATTCCAACTCGCTACCACAAACTGGCAAAAAGCAATTCATCTCTTGATTTATATTTTGCCATGGCACGAGGATCTCAGAAAAACGGACAAGATGTTGTTGCTATGGAAATGACAAAATGGTTTGATACCAATTACCATTACATCGTTCCTGAATTCACAAAAAACCAAAAATTTGAATTGTTTTCAGAAAAAATAATCAACGAATTCAAGGAAGCTATTTCTATTGGCATTAAAACAAAGCCGGTTTTAATCGGTCCAGTTTCTTACTTGTTATTAGGAAAAGAGAAAGAAGAAGGTTTTCACCGAATTGATCTCATTGATGCTTTGCTTCCTGTTTATTTTGAAATTCTGGAGAAATTACAAGCCGAAAATGCCGAATACATTCAGTTAGACGAGCCTTTCTTAGCTTTAAATTTAACAGATAAAGAAAGAAATGCTTTCACGAAAGTGTACAACGAAATCAACACTCGTTTCCCAAAACTTAAAATCGTTCTGGCGAATTATTTTGATTGTTTTGGCGAGAACTTACAAACAGCTCTGGCTCTTCCGGTTGACACTTTTCATTTGGATTTAGTACGCTGTCCGCTTCAGTTAGACGATATTTTAGAATCCGGAAAACTAGACTCAAACGTAAATCTTTCTCTTGGAGTGGTTGACGGAAGAAATATCTGGAAAAACGATTTTAAAAAATCATTGGAATTAATCAAAAAAGCTGCTGACGCTTTGGGCGAAAACCGAATTCTAATTGCGCCTTCCTGCTCTTTAATCCACAGCCCGTGCGATTTGGATTTGGAAACAAATGATCAGACACTGACTCCGGAAATCAAACAATGGCTGGCTTTTGCTAAGCAGAAAATTAACGAAATTGTACTTTTAAAACAATTTGCTTCAAACGAAGTTTCCATTGAAAATTCAGCCGATTTCAAAGAAAATGTTCAGGCCAATGAAAACCGTAAAACTTCAAAATTAATACATAATAATGATGTTAAAGCACGTGTGGCAGGAATTACAGCTTCTGATGACAAACGTAAAAGCGCATTTGCTGTAAGAAGAAAAAGCCAGATTGAGGCTTTAAAATTACCATTGTTCCCAACTACCACAATTGGGTCTTTCCCGCAGACTGCAGAAGTCAGAAGCTGGAGAGCAAAATTTAAAAAGGGAGAATTAACAGCTTCTGAATACAACGATTTGATCGAAAAAGAAACCGAGGCTGCGATTCGTTTTCAGGAAGAAACCGGAATCGATGTCCTCGTTCATGGTGAGTTTGAACGTAACGATATGGTGGAATACTTCGGAGAACAATTATCAGGATTTACTTTTACCAAAAACGGCTGGGTTCAGAGTTACGGCAGCCGATGCGTAAAACCTCCGGTTATTTACGGCGATGTTTCAAGACCAAATCCTATGACGGTAAAATGGTCTGAATATGCACAATCTCTAACTCCAAAATGGGTAAAAGGTATGCTTACCGGACCTGTAACTATTTTACAATGGTCTTTTGTCCGCAACGATCAGCCTCGTTCTGAAACCTGTACGCAGATTGCTTTGGCAATTCGTGATGAAGTGGTTGATTTAGAAAAAGCCGGAATTAAAATCATTCAGATCGACGAACCTGCTATTCGCGAAGGTCTTCCGTTGAGAAAAGAAGAATGGGCAAAATATTTAGACTGGGCGGTTCGTGCCTTTAGAATTTCCGCCAGCGGTGTAAACGATGATACGCAGATTCACACTCATATGTGTTACAGCGAATTTAACGACATCATTCAGAACATCGCCGACATGGATGCCGATGTGATTACAATTGAATGTTCTCGTTCGCAAATGGAGCTTCTGGATGCTTTTGCCAACTTTAAATATCCAAACGAAATTGGTCCGGGGGTTTACGATATTCACTCACCTAGAGTTCCATCAAGCGCCGAAATGGTCCGTTTGTTAGAAAAAGCTTCGGCTGTAATTCCTGTAGATCAATTATGGGTAAATCCGGATTGCGGTTTAAAAACCCGTCATTGGGACGAAACCAAAAAAGCTTTAATTGAAATGGTTGTCGCAGCTCAGGAAATGCGAACTGCTGTTGAAAATCCGGTTACGTAA
- a CDS encoding PepSY-associated TM helix domain-containing protein, whose product MNVIKKQSSKPKSKGKSLFSRVNAWLHLWLGLASGIVVFIMGITGCILVFQQEIKELTSPWLHVEAQSPDKVLPPSKIYTAVKKALPNKEVHGLWYNGLDKTIKVDVESDSLIYVNPYNGAITGMVDHEDFFHEIDEGHRYVWLGREVGTAVTSWSTLIFFFLLVSGLILWFPKKWNKTTINSSFKIKWSARFKRLNYDLHNVMGFYTLLLAFLIALTGLIMSFHWVRESTYWITGGWDSEKQKKEKVTETKTDTLSKPEIDRLTAADFIFNKVRKEIAVHNKEAVIIHLPDEPKDNFYACTDMHNGNWRDLYFAPQTLEMLPNSRKYIGDEKFHDWMSRSNYSLHVGAIGGMTTKIIYFAGSLICASLPLTGFYIWWGRKKKTKTSK is encoded by the coding sequence ATGAATGTTATCAAAAAACAATCATCAAAACCAAAATCGAAAGGGAAATCTCTTTTTAGCAGAGTAAACGCCTGGCTGCATTTATGGCTTGGACTTGCTTCCGGAATTGTAGTTTTTATAATGGGAATTACAGGCTGTATTTTGGTTTTTCAGCAGGAAATTAAAGAATTGACTTCGCCTTGGCTGCATGTCGAAGCCCAAAGCCCAGATAAAGTACTGCCGCCGTCAAAAATATATACAGCAGTAAAAAAGGCTTTACCAAACAAAGAAGTTCACGGTTTGTGGTACAATGGTTTAGATAAGACAATAAAAGTAGATGTTGAGTCAGATTCATTGATTTATGTAAATCCATATAATGGAGCCATAACAGGGATGGTCGATCACGAAGATTTTTTTCATGAAATCGATGAAGGTCATCGTTACGTATGGCTGGGAAGAGAAGTGGGGACAGCTGTAACTTCATGGTCAACTTTGATTTTCTTCTTTCTTTTAGTCAGCGGACTTATTTTATGGTTTCCGAAGAAATGGAATAAAACAACCATCAACAGCAGTTTTAAAATCAAATGGAGCGCGCGTTTTAAAAGGCTTAATTATGATTTACACAATGTCATGGGGTTCTATACGCTCCTTTTAGCATTTTTAATTGCTTTGACGGGATTAATTATGAGTTTTCACTGGGTGCGGGAAAGCACCTACTGGATAACAGGCGGGTGGGATTCTGAAAAGCAAAAGAAAGAAAAAGTTACAGAAACCAAAACAGATACATTATCTAAACCGGAAATAGACAGGTTAACCGCAGCCGATTTCATCTTTAATAAAGTACGAAAAGAAATTGCAGTACATAATAAAGAAGCAGTAATTATTCATCTTCCGGATGAACCAAAAGATAATTTTTATGCCTGTACAGATATGCATAACGGAAATTGGAGGGATTTATATTTTGCCCCCCAAACGCTTGAAATGCTTCCGAATTCCAGAAAATATATAGGTGACGAAAAATTTCACGACTGGATGAGCCGATCCAATTATAGTCTTCACGTAGGTGCGATAGGCGGCATGACAACCAAGATAATTTATTTTGCAGGAAGTTTAATTTGTGCCAGTTTACCTCTTACAGGATTTTATATTTGGTGGGGAAGAAAGAAAAAAACGAAAACAAGTAAATAA
- the gldA gene encoding gliding motility-associated ABC transporter ATP-binding subunit GldA yields MSIEVNSISKSYGEQKALNEISFKIEKGEIVGFLGPNGAGKSTLMKILTTYLLADNGAALVNGYDVMTNTKEVQRSIGYLPEHNPLYLDLYVREYLAFNADVYNVPKSRIEEVIELTGLTPESHKKISQLSKGYRQRVGLANALLHNPDVLILDEPTTGLDPNQLMEIRNVIKNVGKNKTVFLSTHIMQEVEAICDRVIIIDKGQIVADNKLDHLVAANKEQVIEVEFDYKVEEQILAKLENISSFINTHDMTWELTFVTEKDMRPAIFDFANENGLKTLQLNQKNKNLEAVFREITK; encoded by the coding sequence ATGTCGATAGAAGTAAACAGTATATCAAAAAGTTACGGAGAGCAAAAAGCGCTAAATGAAATTTCCTTTAAAATTGAGAAAGGAGAGATCGTAGGATTCTTAGGACCAAACGGGGCCGGAAAATCTACTTTAATGAAAATTTTGACGACCTATTTACTTGCCGATAACGGCGCAGCTCTTGTAAATGGTTACGATGTCATGACAAATACCAAGGAAGTGCAGCGCTCGATTGGGTACTTACCAGAACATAATCCGCTGTATTTGGATCTGTATGTTCGTGAGTATTTGGCTTTTAACGCCGATGTTTATAACGTGCCAAAATCAAGAATCGAAGAAGTTATCGAACTGACAGGACTGACACCTGAAAGTCACAAAAAAATAAGTCAGTTATCTAAAGGATACCGCCAGCGTGTAGGACTCGCGAACGCCTTATTACACAATCCGGATGTTTTAATTTTGGACGAACCCACGACCGGATTGGATCCAAACCAGTTAATGGAAATCCGGAACGTAATTAAAAATGTAGGTAAAAATAAAACCGTTTTTCTTTCGACTCACATCATGCAGGAAGTCGAAGCAATTTGCGATCGTGTCATAATTATTGACAAAGGACAAATTGTTGCGGACAATAAATTAGATCATTTAGTTGCCGCAAATAAAGAGCAAGTCATTGAGGTTGAGTTTGATTACAAAGTAGAGGAGCAGATTTTAGCAAAACTTGAAAATATTTCTTCATTTATTAACACGCATGACATGACATGGGAACTGACTTTTGTGACAGAAAAAGACATGCGCCCGGCAATTTTTGACTTCGCAAACGAAAACGGATTAAAAACCTTACAGCTTAATCAGAAGAACAAAAACCTCGAAGCTGTTTTTAGAGAAATTACGAAGTAA
- a CDS encoding Lrp/AsnC family transcriptional regulator — MESLDKTDLLILKHLQENSNINTKDLASKLFLTVTPVYERIKRLERDGYITKYVALLDKKKMNRGMTVFCNVRLKEHAKNVGSNFVKDIVALPEIIECYNIAGDYDFMLKILVQDMASYQDFVMNKLSTIENIGNTNSIFVMGEIKHSTALEF, encoded by the coding sequence ATGGAAAGCTTAGATAAAACCGATCTGCTGATCCTGAAACACCTTCAGGAAAACTCAAATATCAACACAAAAGACCTTGCGAGTAAATTATTTCTGACAGTAACGCCTGTTTATGAGCGTATCAAAAGACTAGAAAGAGACGGTTATATTACTAAATATGTGGCGCTTTTAGACAAGAAAAAAATGAACCGCGGCATGACGGTTTTTTGCAACGTGCGTTTAAAAGAACACGCCAAAAACGTGGGAAGCAATTTTGTAAAAGATATTGTAGCCCTGCCCGAAATTATAGAATGCTATAATATTGCAGGCGATTATGATTTTATGCTAAAAATCCTGGTTCAGGATATGGCGAGCTATCAGGATTTTGTAATGAACAAATTATCGACGATAGAAAACATAGGAAATACAAACAGTATTTTTGTAATGGGAGAGATCAAACACAGCACAGCCTTAGAGTTTTAG
- a CDS encoding L-lactate MFS transporter, with the protein MKTKNKWVVALAGMMLQLSIGSIYAYSVWINPINSLNGWDSSQLKLSFSLAICFLGLTAAFMQKFVRKIGPKNAGLLAALFFGIGLLGSGFAIAIKSLVLFYLFFGIISGIGLGFGYITPVSVVVKWFPDKPGFASGLVIMSFAVGSVVASRLILPLVELCGVSGTFYLLGSIYFLLMILASFCLSLPDSSAETETAAVQNSSIHLKELLTDVRFYSLWLFLFLNTTCGIALISIAAPMSKEVIHLDDAQAINFVGLIGFFNGFGRLFWSSASDKIGRWLTFFLFFTIGTSCFFILTQTQNAVLFQLLVFIIISCYGGAFATMPAFVKDVYGADKMNAPFGFILIAWSVAAFAGPGLLSFTKDYNVIFCFFAAILGFTSIFCLLTKSRLISR; encoded by the coding sequence ATGAAAACAAAAAATAAATGGGTAGTTGCACTAGCAGGAATGATGCTGCAATTATCAATTGGTTCTATTTACGCTTACAGTGTCTGGATAAACCCTATAAACTCTCTAAACGGCTGGGACAGCAGCCAGTTAAAACTTTCCTTTAGTCTTGCCATTTGCTTTTTAGGACTTACGGCGGCTTTTATGCAAAAGTTTGTTCGCAAAATCGGCCCTAAAAATGCAGGACTGCTTGCGGCTTTATTCTTTGGCATTGGTTTACTTGGAAGCGGTTTTGCGATTGCCATAAAATCCCTGGTCTTATTTTATTTATTTTTTGGGATTATAAGCGGTATAGGTCTTGGCTTTGGTTATATAACACCCGTTTCGGTGGTGGTCAAATGGTTTCCTGATAAACCCGGTTTTGCCAGCGGACTCGTTATTATGTCATTTGCAGTAGGCTCTGTCGTTGCCTCAAGGCTTATTTTGCCTTTAGTAGAATTATGCGGTGTTTCGGGAACTTTTTATTTGCTGGGAAGTATTTATTTTCTTTTAATGATATTGGCGTCATTCTGCCTTTCGCTTCCTGATTCAAGTGCTGAAACCGAAACTGCGGCAGTGCAGAATTCTTCGATACATTTAAAAGAATTATTAACAGATGTTCGTTTTTACAGTCTCTGGCTGTTTTTATTCCTTAATACTACCTGCGGTATTGCCTTAATTTCGATTGCGGCGCCCATGTCTAAAGAAGTTATTCATCTAGATGATGCGCAGGCCATCAATTTCGTGGGTTTAATTGGCTTTTTTAACGGATTTGGCAGGCTGTTCTGGTCGAGTGCTTCTGATAAGATAGGACGATGGTTAACCTTTTTCCTCTTTTTTACAATAGGTACTTCCTGTTTCTTTATTTTAACCCAGACTCAAAATGCGGTGTTATTTCAGCTTCTTGTTTTTATCATCATCAGTTGTTACGGGGGAGCATTTGCCACTATGCCGGCGTTTGTAAAAGACGTTTACGGAGCAGATAAAATGAATGCTCCTTTTGGTTTTATATTAATCGCATGGTCAGTTGCGGCTTTTGCAGGGCCCGGATTGCTGTCATTTACTAAAGATTATAACGTAATCTTCTGCTTTTTTGCAGCAATTTTAGGATTTACTTCAATATTTTGTTTATTGACAAAATCGAGACTTATTTCTCGATAA